The sequence below is a genomic window from Desulfomicrobium macestii.
TCCTTTGTGCGGGATCGCTTCGGGCTGGTCCGTCTGGCCGTGGACAATTTCCTGCATCCCCTCGACCGCCTGCGCAAGCCGCGCGGAACCCTGAAGCCGCGCATCCTGGTGCTCAGCAATCACGAACAGATGCGCACCATGCTGCGCGAGATCGTGGCGGAGGTCGGCTACGAGGGCGAGGCCTTCGCGCCCGGACACGGGGATTTTCTCAAGTTCCGGGACACCTGCAACCTGATCCTGGTCTCCTGCGATCGCCCCGAGGCCCTGATTCGTTCCTGTCTGCTCCAAATCCCCGAAGTCCCGCTTGTCCTTTTGACGGGATTTGGCAGCTCGTCCCTGGAGACGGAATTTCGTCACCGGACCGTGGCGGTGGTGCCAAGACCCTTCCATGTCAACGAATTGCGCGACATTCTTCAATCCGCGCTGCGTTGATTGTCGAATAATTCAAAATTCTCAGGGTATTCAAAAATGGCCAGAGAAGCCCCTATTTACAATCACCGCCCCCTGGCATAAGCAAAATGCCTTTCTTTCCCAATCTTTGGGAGCAGTCATCATCCTGTGAGCTCCGTCAGTGCGGATTTCGCAGCATTCGGGAATGCATATGCGCAGAGACATCGAACATGTGGGTTGGGGAAAACTGACCTATGAAATCAGGGCGATAGTTGGTGTGGCTCAGGATCTTCGCAATCTGGGCCTTGAAATCATCTGGGAAAACATTGGCGACCCCATCGAGAAGGGCGAGCAGGTGCCGGTCTGGATCAAGGAAATCATCGCCGACCTGGCCATGAACGACAAGACCTACGGCTACTGCGCCACCCAGGGCGTGCTCGAGACCCGCGAGTTCGTGGCCCGGCTCGTCAATCAGCGGGGCAGCTATCAGGTCACGGCCGACGACATCATATTTTTCAACGGACTCGGCGATGCCGTGGCCAAGATATTCGGCTTCCTGAAACGTGAAGCCCGGGTCATCGGACCCTCTCCGGCCTATTCCACACATTCCTCGGCCGAGGCCGCCCACTCCGGGTATGAGCACCTGACCTACGAGCTCGACCCGAACAACGGCTGGATGCCGGATCTGGTCGATCTGGAGAACAAGGTCCGCTACAACGACTCCATCGCGGGCATTCTGTTCATCAATCCCGACAACCCGACGGGCGCGGTGTATCCGTGCGAACTGATCGAAAAGATCGTGGATATCGCCCGGCGCTACAATATTTTCGTCCTGGCCGACGAGATCTATGCCAACATCGTCTACAGCGGCCATCCTACGTGCAGCCTGTCCGAGGTCATCGGAGAGGTTCCGGGCATGGCCCTGCGCGGCATCTCCAAGGAATACCCCTGGCCGGGCGGCCGTTGCGGTTGGATCGAAGTCTACAACAAGGACAAGAATCCCGATTTCAACGCCTACATCAAGAGCTTGCTCAACGCCAAGATGCTTGAGGTCTGTTCCACCAGCCTGCCCCAGCTCTCCATACCCCTGGTCATGGGAGATCCTCGCTACAAGGCCCATCTGGATGCCCGGCGCAGGATGTTCGAGCACCGCGCGCAGGAAGCCTGGCAAACCTTT
It includes:
- a CDS encoding pyridoxal phosphate-dependent aminotransferase, with translation MRRDIEHVGWGKLTYEIRAIVGVAQDLRNLGLEIIWENIGDPIEKGEQVPVWIKEIIADLAMNDKTYGYCATQGVLETREFVARLVNQRGSYQVTADDIIFFNGLGDAVAKIFGFLKREARVIGPSPAYSTHSSAEAAHSGYEHLTYELDPNNGWMPDLVDLENKVRYNDSIAGILFINPDNPTGAVYPCELIEKIVDIARRYNIFVLADEIYANIVYSGHPTCSLSEVIGEVPGMALRGISKEYPWPGGRCGWIEVYNKDKNPDFNAYIKSLLNAKMLEVCSTSLPQLSIPLVMGDPRYKAHLDARRRMFEHRAQEAWQTFQGVAGVRVIKPQGAFYMSVMFEDGVLNGRQTLEIENPKVKAHIEEIVQGVQVDKRFVYYLLGATGICVVPLTGFCCNRKGFRVTLLETDDAKRLHTWRTIVDAITRYLASA